The genomic region TAAAGGGGCTATCGAAACAAAATTCAAATCTTGGTGTTTATTGATGACGGGTTTTATCATCAATTTATATATTTAATATACATTTATAGGAGTATACATGAGTGAGAGTAAAAATAATGCTGCAGCGCATTATAAGGGAAGCCTAAAAATAGTAGGCTCAATATTGATAATATGGGCATTTATCAGCTTTGGTTGTGCTATTATATTCCGAACTTGGATGGATGCAAATATGCCAAAAATAGGCAATGCGCCTTTTGGCTTTTGGATGGCTCAGCAAGGTGCTATTATTGGCTTCGTAATCCTATTACTTGTCTACACATATTTAATGAATAAACTAGATCATAAATATGGCTATGGAGAAGAAGACTAATGTCACAAGATATTTGGAACTTTATTTTTATTGGCATCACCTTCACTATTTATATCGGCATTGCACTTTGGGCTAAAGCTGGTTCAACAAAAGAATACTACACTGCTGGCGGAGACGTTTCTGCTTTTGCGAATGGCATGGCGACTGCTGCCGACTGGATGTCTGCAGCAACTTTTATTTCAATGGCGGGAATTGTAGCTGCATCTGGATATGATGCCTCACGCTTTCTCATGGGTTGGACTGGTGGCTTTGTGCTACTCACAACACTCATGGTCCCCTACCTAAGAAAATTTGGTAAAGCGACTGTTCCTGATTTCATTGGAGATAGATTCTATTCTAAAACTGCACGTGTGGTTGCCGTTATCTGTGCTCTTTTCATCTGCATGACCTATATCATGGGTCAAATGCGGGGTGTTGGCATCGTATTTTCACGTTTGTTTAGTATTGAAATATCTACTGGCGTCATCATCGGTGGCAGTATTGTTTTCTTCTATGCTGGACTAGGCGGCATGAAAGGTATTACATATACTCAAGTGGCACAGTACTGCGTAATGGTTTTCGCCTACACGATCCCTGTAGTTTTCATATCTCTCGCCTTAACTGGTAATGTAATTCCTCAAATGGGATTAATAGGCGACTTTACTAAAGGTGGTGGCGAAGCTGTCCCTTTACTACAAAAGATGAATGATCTCTCAGTGGAACTTGGCGTCACTAAATATACTGATGGTTCCCTAAGTACAATTGATATGTTTTGTATTACCGCTGCTCTTATGGCTGGTACCGCAGGTCTTCCACATGTTATCGTACGTTTCTTTACTGTAAAAAGTGTTAAAGCAGTCAGAAAATCTGCTTGCTGGACTTTATCATTTATTGCCATCATTTACCTCACCGCACCTGCGCTAGGTCTCTTTGCCCGCACCAACCTTGTTGATGAAATCAATAACAAAACTTATCAAGAAGCGCCAAGCTGGTTCAAAAACTGGGAAAACCAAAGCATGATTGCTTGGGTCGATAAAAACAATGATGGAATCATTCAATATGGTCAAGGCACTGCTTTTGTAGGCAAACCTATCATGGATGGCGAGAAACGTGGTGAGCAGGGCCAAAGACTGGTATCTAATGAAATATCCGATGATGTTAATGAAGTTTATTACGATAGAGATATTATTGTTTTAGCTAATCCTGAAATGGCGGGCTTACCCCCATGGTTAATTGCCCTAGTTATGGCAGGCTGTGTAGCTGCTGCGCTCTCTACTGCTGCAGGCCTTCTTTTAGTTCTCTCCACATCTATTTCTCACGATTTAATGAAGAAAATTATTAAGCCCGATATGTCTGACAAGCAAGAAATGGCCTATGCCAGGATAGCTTCCTTTGTGGCGCTCGTCATTGCCTCTTACTTTGGGATCAATCCTCCTTCGAGTTTTGTGGCTAAAACCGTCGCCTTTGCTTTTGGTTTAGCTGCCTCATCCTTTTTTCCCACTTTGCTTATGGGGATATTTTCAAAACGGATAAATCGCGAAGGAGCTATCGTCGGAATGATAAGTGGCATAAGTTTCACTTTCGCCTACATCTTTTACTTCCAATTCATCGCTGATCACAAAGACTACCTTTTTGGTATATCTCCCGAGGGCATTGGTTTTGTCGGCATGATTATCAATTTCATTGTCACTTTTGTCATCAGTTACTTCACTCCACCTCCTCCCCAAGAAGTACAGGACATGATTGAAAGTATCCGAATTCCAAGCGGCGCAGGCAAAGCCAGCCACTAACAATTAGTATGAAATAAATTTATAAGAGCTTTGAGATTAAGAATTTCAAAGCTCTTTTTCTACCCTATAGTTATGATTATCTATAAAGGAAAAGTACATGGATCCCCAAGACACTCTTAATATATATGAAAATATGCATGCTGGGCTTGGAGATCTCTTACAAAATGAGGAACAGACTAGTCCTCAAATAAATCCGGAGTCATATTTAGATTTTTCTTCTACTGATTGTCGTTACCAAAATCCCGAAAATTTAAGTAGCGGGGGCATGAAACACATCTATAAAGTTCATGATCAACTTTGCGATAGATTAGTCGCCATGGCCATCCTTAAAAATATCCGTAGCCAACAAGACTTAGAGCAATTTACCCGCGAATCGACCATTACCGCAAGGCTAGAACATCCTAATATTATGCCTATATATGATATCGGCCATGACGATAAGGGTGAACCCTTTTTCACGATGCCTCTATTAACAGGGGAAAACTTAGCCGATTTCATCAGAAGAGAAAGCCAACAAAAAACTGACGCTCCAGCCATCGCACTGAAGAACAAAGTAAACATTTTTCTTAAAATTTGTGATGCTATATCTTATGCTCATAGTCGAGACGTCATACATCTAGACTTAAAACCCGAAAATATTCAAACCGGCTCCTTTGGTGAACTTCTCGTTTGTGACTGGGGTTTAGCTTACCACCTAGATTCAAAACAAGAACTTAAAAAAAATCGCGTACTATGTGGAACCCCTGGCTTTATTGCGCCAGAACTTAAGGTCTCTAAGGTATTTGATCCTAGCCCTCGCTGTGATGTTTATTCTCTAGGCGTTTTATTAAAATGCCTGATTAGCTCTCGGGGGCCCTTAGATCCCGATTTCCAAAACGACCCTGAGCATGCCCCTAATGGATTATTATCTATCATCAGTAAATCCATGAGAGAAGACCCTGAACTTCGCTATCAATCAGTTCATTTGTTAAAAGAAGATCTCGAAGATTGGATGAATGGCTTTGCGCCTTCCTCTCAGGCCGCTAGCCAAGGAACTGTGTTTTTATTATTCTGTAAGCGAAACCTCAGAACCGTTCTCTCTTGTGCAGTTTTTGCCATTATCCTTTCCATGACGCTTCATTATAAAAACAAAAATTCAATACTAAGTAATAAACTCAATCATTCTTTGCCTAATACTGAGGACTTCAAAAAAAATCACGATCTCGCCTGATGCACTCCGACAGATCATTCTCAAGTGCTATTAAAAAATAGCTTAAAGTTATAATTTCCAATAAAAAATCCCACTTAATCGCCTATATTGTAGTAGCTTACACCGACAATAACAGCAAGTGGGACTTTCAATGTACGATACTCTTTTTCCCGAATATTTCATCGAGGAATTACGGCAAACTATAGGAATTTTATGCGGACCATTGAAGATTGCGGGGCAAATCATACTTCGTCCTGAATTTCAAGAGATCAAAAAGGCAATTGAAGATGATCAACTTCAGTTGAGTAAAGATAGAGCCGCCACTAGAAACCGCGAGTTTAAAAACAGCTCTACCCAAAAACACCCCCCAGCTGAATTGGTGGTGGCGTTGTTCATAGCCCGTCACTTTTATGATAATTGTTACGGTGAACGAGGCTATAGTATGCTATGTGAGAATAGTTCCTTGCAGCAGTTTATTGGGCGCTTGGGCATAGGAAGCTTCCCTTCACGC from Lentisphaera profundi harbors:
- a CDS encoding sodium:solute symporter family protein — encoded protein: MSQDIWNFIFIGITFTIYIGIALWAKAGSTKEYYTAGGDVSAFANGMATAADWMSAATFISMAGIVAASGYDASRFLMGWTGGFVLLTTLMVPYLRKFGKATVPDFIGDRFYSKTARVVAVICALFICMTYIMGQMRGVGIVFSRLFSIEISTGVIIGGSIVFFYAGLGGMKGITYTQVAQYCVMVFAYTIPVVFISLALTGNVIPQMGLIGDFTKGGGEAVPLLQKMNDLSVELGVTKYTDGSLSTIDMFCITAALMAGTAGLPHVIVRFFTVKSVKAVRKSACWTLSFIAIIYLTAPALGLFARTNLVDEINNKTYQEAPSWFKNWENQSMIAWVDKNNDGIIQYGQGTAFVGKPIMDGEKRGEQGQRLVSNEISDDVNEVYYDRDIIVLANPEMAGLPPWLIALVMAGCVAAALSTAAGLLLVLSTSISHDLMKKIIKPDMSDKQEMAYARIASFVALVIASYFGINPPSSFVAKTVAFAFGLAASSFFPTLLMGIFSKRINREGAIVGMISGISFTFAYIFYFQFIADHKDYLFGISPEGIGFVGMIINFIVTFVISYFTPPPPQEVQDMIESIRIPSGAGKASH
- a CDS encoding serine/threonine protein kinase, translating into MDPQDTLNIYENMHAGLGDLLQNEEQTSPQINPESYLDFSSTDCRYQNPENLSSGGMKHIYKVHDQLCDRLVAMAILKNIRSQQDLEQFTRESTITARLEHPNIMPIYDIGHDDKGEPFFTMPLLTGENLADFIRRESQQKTDAPAIALKNKVNIFLKICDAISYAHSRDVIHLDLKPENIQTGSFGELLVCDWGLAYHLDSKQELKKNRVLCGTPGFIAPELKVSKVFDPSPRCDVYSLGVLLKCLISSRGPLDPDFQNDPEHAPNGLLSIISKSMREDPELRYQSVHLLKEDLEDWMNGFAPSSQAASQGTVFLLFCKRNLRTVLSCAVFAIILSMTLHYKNKNSILSNKLNHSLPNTEDFKKNHDLA
- a CDS encoding DUF4212 domain-containing protein; amino-acid sequence: MSESKNNAAAHYKGSLKIVGSILIIWAFISFGCAIIFRTWMDANMPKIGNAPFGFWMAQQGAIIGFVILLLVYTYLMNKLDHKYGYGEED